The following are encoded together in the Apis mellifera strain DH4 linkage group LG4, Amel_HAv3.1, whole genome shotgun sequence genome:
- the Or130 gene encoding odorant receptor 130, translated as MNVFDNQYRIYRIILKIIGLWPYDNSIYVWIQRLCLLSYFFANIIFQIVSLLRSEITLQNSILILSITCPLVLFLLRYIGSIACFPTIKIVFKHIRTEENIVQDSIESQIRMKLIDDSHHIINIFFWMTYTTIVIFIIYVSYPIILDFMIPLNESRTHFIYYITTFSHNQSIYLDILDFNFMFTGIFGLLSVACSESITGIYSYYICILLKIVSYRIQKIIMYLAMFKLSPKQIDSKLIELYRVVDIHNQTIELLVNATLIKKNQLEMLFCFTLVAIHLVIIFLNNYNGQIVMNSSQELFDELYNSMWYFMPLKAQKILLLIMLQSTTKHAFNILGLFTPCYAGFSTMLSSSFSYFTLMYSIQ; from the exons ATGAACGTGTTTGACAATCAGTATCGtatttatcgtattatattaaaaattataggacTGTGGCCATACGATAACTCGATCTACGTTTGGATTCAGAGATTATGCTTATTAAGCTACTTTTTtgccaatataatatttcag ATCGTGTCACTTTTAAGATCTGAAATTACATTACAAAAcagcattttaatattatctataaccTGTCCACTTGTGCTATTTTTGTTACGATATATAGGTTCTATAGCCTGTTTTCCTACA ataaaaattgtattcaagCATATACGTACAGAGGAAAATATAGTTCAAGATTCAATAGAATCGCAAATACGAATGAAATTGATCGATGATTCGCATCATataatcaacatttttttct GGATGACGTACACGACTattgtaattttcattatatatgtatcgtaTCCTATAATATTGGATTTCATGATACCTTTGAATGAATCTCGTactcatttcatttattacattacaacCTTTTCTCACAATCAAAGCATATATCTCGATATTCTAGACTTCAATTTTATGTTTACTGGCATATTTGGATTATTATCTGTAGCATGTTCAGAATCGATAACCGGAATTTATAGTTACTATATATGcatattgttgaaaattgtgaG CTATCGAATACAAaagattattatgtatttggCTATGTTTAAGCTCTCACCCAAACAAATTGATTCGAAACTCATAGAGCTCTATCGTGTAGTGGATATTCACAATCAAACTATCGAGtta cTAGTAAATGCAACTTTAATTAAGAAGAACCAATTAGAAATGTTATTCTGTTTCACACTTGTTGCTATTCACTTGGTGattatatttctcaataattataatggtcAAATAGTCATGAACAGTAGCCAAGAATTGTTCGATGAATT ATATAATTCGATGTGGTATTTCATGCCATTGAAAGCGCAAAAAATCTTATTGTTGATCATGTTACAAAGTACAACGAAACATGCATTCAACATCTTAGGTTTGTTCACCCCATGCTATGCAGGATTTTCAAcg atgttAAGTTCGTCGTTTTCGTATTTCACTCTGATGTACTCGATACAATAG
- the Or130 gene encoding odorant receptor 130 isoform X1 → MNVFDNQYRIYRIILKIIGLWPYDNSIYVWIQRLCLLSYFFANIIFQIVSLLRSEITLQNSILILSITCPLVLFLLRYIGSIACFPTIKIVFKHIRTEENIVQDSIESQIRMKLIDDSHHIINIFFWMTYTTIVIFIIYVSYPIILDFMIPLNESRTHFIYYITTFSHNQSIYLDILDFNFMFTGIFGLLSVACSESITGIYSYYICILLKIVSYRIQKIIMYLAMFKLSPKQIDSKLIELYRVVDIHNQTIELIDFMLSTAGIHYIIASLLVVISLAINLHRLVNATLIKKNQLEMLFCFTLVAIHLVIIFLNNYNGQIVMNSSQELFDELYNSMWYFMPLKAQKILLLIMLQSTTKHAFNILGLFTPCYAGFSTMLSSSFSYFTLMYSIQ, encoded by the exons ATGAACGTGTTTGACAATCAGTATCGtatttatcgtattatattaaaaattataggacTGTGGCCATACGATAACTCGATCTACGTTTGGATTCAGAGATTATGCTTATTAAGCTACTTTTTtgccaatataatatttcag ATCGTGTCACTTTTAAGATCTGAAATTACATTACAAAAcagcattttaatattatctataaccTGTCCACTTGTGCTATTTTTGTTACGATATATAGGTTCTATAGCCTGTTTTCCTACA ataaaaattgtattcaagCATATACGTACAGAGGAAAATATAGTTCAAGATTCAATAGAATCGCAAATACGAATGAAATTGATCGATGATTCGCATCATataatcaacatttttttct GGATGACGTACACGACTattgtaattttcattatatatgtatcgtaTCCTATAATATTGGATTTCATGATACCTTTGAATGAATCTCGTactcatttcatttattacattacaacCTTTTCTCACAATCAAAGCATATATCTCGATATTCTAGACTTCAATTTTATGTTTACTGGCATATTTGGATTATTATCTGTAGCATGTTCAGAATCGATAACCGGAATTTATAGTTACTATATATGcatattgttgaaaattgtgaG CTATCGAATACAAaagattattatgtatttggCTATGTTTAAGCTCTCACCCAAACAAATTGATTCGAAACTCATAGAGCTCTATCGTGTAGTGGATATTCACAATCAAACTATCGA ACTTATCGATTTCATGCTAAGTACTGCAGggatacattatataatagctAGTCTCTTAGTTGTGATCTCATTGGCTATAAATTTGCATCGA cTAGTAAATGCAACTTTAATTAAGAAGAACCAATTAGAAATGTTATTCTGTTTCACACTTGTTGCTATTCACTTGGTGattatatttctcaataattataatggtcAAATAGTCATGAACAGTAGCCAAGAATTGTTCGATGAATT ATATAATTCGATGTGGTATTTCATGCCATTGAAAGCGCAAAAAATCTTATTGTTGATCATGTTACAAAGTACAACGAAACATGCATTCAACATCTTAGGTTTGTTCACCCCATGCTATGCAGGATTTTCAAcg atgttAAGTTCGTCGTTTTCGTATTTCACTCTGATGTACTCGATACAATAG
- the LOC102656221 gene encoding uncharacterized protein LOC102656221 — MNVFDNQYRTYRIILKIIGLWPYDNSIYVWIYRLCLLIYFLVVVLVQIFSLAKSEISLRNCIVTLSTTFPTLLYCLRYIYCLTLFSYTELLFDNIRTEEHILQDMTEIQIQTKYLDISSHIIDIFCWLSFICVAATWIFILNPVTLDVIMPLNKSRIHFSLIFLSNDRRTYIDIFMVLNLIIILIFGLLSLICSESLTNIFSYYVCRQFDIVSYRMRKIIVNLSMPNLPKTDLKLRDIHRVVDIHCRTIENIHIASTNTATQYLLAIILCILSFSVNLYRLYNALIIMNNRMEIFGSALMVMYHLMIAFYNNHCGQLIIDSNFGIFKELYASTWYRIPLKAQKLLLFMMFKSSVGCELRLCGLFTASYAGFTSMMSSSFSYCAVIYSIQ; from the exons ATGAACGTGTTCGACAATCAGTATCGTACTTAtcgtattatattgaaaattataggaCTATGGCCATACGACAACTCAATCTACGTATGGATTTATAGATTGtgcttattaatatattttcttgtcGTTGTACTAGTAcag ATTTTCTCGCTTGCAAAATCTGAAATTTCGTTACGAAATTGCATCGTCACATTGTCTACAACTTTTCCTACATTGCTATATTgtttacgatatatttattgtctTACACTGTTTTCATAC ACAGAACTATTGTTCGATAACATACGTACAGAAGAACATATATTACAAGATATGAcagaaatacaaatacaaacgAAATATCTTGATATTTCGAGccatattatcgatattttttgct gGCTGAGTTTTATTTGTGTTGCAGCGACgtggatatttatattaaatcccGTAACATTGGATGTAATAATGCCTTTGAATAAATCTCGCATTCACTTTAGTCTTATATTCCTTTCTAACGATCGAAGaacatatattgatatttttatggtattaaatttgataataattttgatattcggattattatctttaatatgtTCAGAATcgttaactaatatttttagttactATGTATGCAGACAATTTGATATCGTCAG ttatcGAATGCGAAAAATCATTGTGAATCTCAGTATGCCTAATCTGCCTAAGACAGATTTGAAACTTCGAGACATACATCGAGTAGTGGACATTCATTGCCGCACTATCGA AAATATCCATATAGCCTCAACTAATACAGCTACGCAATATCTGTTGGCAATTATTCTATGCATACTCTCATTCTCTGTAAATCTCTACCgc CTGTATAacgcattaataattatgaacaaTCGAATGGAAATCTTCGGTTCTGCTCTCATGGTTATGTATCATTTAATGATCGCATTTTACAATAATCATTGCggacaattaattattgacaGTAATTTTGGCATATTTAAGGAATT ATATGCTTCTACGTGGTATCGCATTCCTTTAAAAGCGCAAAAACTATTATTGTTCATGATGTTCAAAAGTTCAGTGGGTTGTGAATTACGACTTTGTGGTTTATTCACTGCATCTTATGCAGGCTTTACATCG ATGATGAGTTCGTCCTTCTCCTATTGTGctgttatatattcaattcaataa
- the LOC102656904 gene encoding uncharacterized protein LOC102656904, producing MNVFDNQYRTYRTVLKIVGLWPYDNSIYVRIQRICVLIYFLIVVLVQIFSLVKSEISLRNCIVTFSTTFPTLLFCLRYIYCLTLFSYAELLFDNVHTEEHLLEDTTEIQIQTKYLDISSHIIDIFCWMSFICVASTCIFMLNPVILDVIMPLNKFRLHFSLIFLSNDRRTYIDIFMVLNLIIILIFGLLSIVCSESLTNIFSYYIYRQFDIVSYRIQKIIADLSMPNLPKTDLKFRDIHRVVDIHCHAIEHIHMAANNAATQYLLAIIVCILSFSVNLYRLYKALITMDNRMEIFGCILVVAYHLMIAFYSNYCGQLIIDSNLGIFNELYASTWYRIPLKAQKLLLLMMLRSTVGCELHLSGLFTPSYAGFTSMMSSSFSYCAVIYSIQ from the exons ATGAACGTGTTTGACAATCAGTATCGTACTTATCGTACtgtattgaaaattgtagGACTGTGGCCATACGACAACTCAATCTACGTACGGATTCAAAGAATatgtgtattaatatattttcttatcgttGTACTAGTAcag atTTTCTCGCTTGTAAAATCAGAAATTTCGTTACGAAATTGCATCGTCACATTTTCTACGACTTTTCCTACATTGCTATTTTgtttacgatatatttattgtctTACACTGTTTTCATAC GCAGAACTTTTATTCGATAACGTACATACAGAAGAACATCTATTAGAAGATACGAcagaaatacaaatacaaacgAAATATCTTGATATTTCTAGTCatatcatcgatattttttgcT gGATGAGTTTTATTTGTGTTGCATCGACGtgcatatttatgttaaatccTGTAATATTGGATGTAATAATGCCTTTGAACAAATTTCGCCTTCACTTTAGTCTCATATTCCTTTCTAATGATCGAAGaacatatattgatatttttatggtattaaatttgataataattttgatattcggATTATTATCTATAGTATGTTCAGAATcgttaactaatatttttagttactATATATACAGACAATTTGATATCGTCAG ttatcGAATACAAAAAATCATTGCGGATCTCAGTATGCCTAATCTGCCTAAGACAGATTTGAAATTTAGAGATATACATCGAGTAGTGGACATTCATTGCCACGCTATCGA GCATATCCATATGGCCGCAAATAATGCAGCTACGCAATATCTGTTGGCAATTATTGTATGCATACTCTCATTCTCTGTAAATCTTTATCGC CTATATAAGGCATTAATAACTATGGACAATCGAATGGAAATCTTCGGTTGTATTCTTGTAGTTGCTTATCATTTAATGATAGCATTTTACAGCAATTATTGCggacaattaattattgatagtaATCTTGGCATATTTAACGAATT ATATGCTTCTACATGGTATCGCATTCCTTTAAAAGCGCAAAAACTATTATTGTTGATGATGTTGAGAAGTACAGTGGGTTGCGAATTACATCTTTCTGGTTTATTCACTCCTTCTTATGCAGGCTTTACATCG ATGATGAGTTCCTCCTTCTCCTATTGTGctgttatatattcaattcaataa
- the LOC113218751 gene encoding uncharacterized protein LOC113218751 translates to MSNLPQIDLKLRDIHRVVDIHCHAIEHIHMAANNAATQYLLAIILFVFSFSVNLYRLYNALITMDNRVEIFCSTIVVTYHLMTALYNNHYGQLIINSNHDIFNEL, encoded by the exons ATGTCTAATTTGCCTCAAATAGATTTGAAACTTAGAGACATACATCGAGTAGTGGACATTCATTGCCACGCTATCGA GCATATCCATATGGCCGCAAATAATGCAGCTACACAATATCTGTTGGCAATTATTCTATTCGTATTCTCATTCTCTGTAAATCTTTATCGC CTATATAACGCATTAATAACTATGGACAATCGAGTGGAAATATTCTGTTCTACTATTGTAGTTACTTATCATTTAATGACGGCACTCTACAACAATCATTAcggacaattaattattaatagtaatcatgacatatttaatgaattgtaa
- the LOC102653577 gene encoding uncharacterized protein LOC102653577: protein MNVFDNQYRTYRIILKIVGLWPYDNSIYVRIQRICVLIYFLIGVLVQIFSFVKSEISLRNCIVTFSTTFPTLLFCLRYIYCLTLFSYAKLLFDDICTEEHLLQDTTEIQIQTKYLDISSHIIYIFCWLSFICAAASCIFIVNPVILDVIMPLNKFRLHYSVIFLSNDRRKCIDIFLVLNSIIIFIFGLLSLICSELFTNIVSYYICRQFHIVR from the exons ATGAACGTGTTCGACAATCAGTATCGTACTTAtcgtattatattgaaaattgtaggACTATGGCCATACGACAACTCAATCTACGTACGGATTCAAAGAATatgtgtattaatatattttcttattggcGTACTAGTACag atTTTCTCGTTTGTAAAATCTGAAATTTCGTTACGAAATTGCATCGTCACATTTTCTACGACTTTTCCTACATTGCTATTTTgtttacgatatatttattgtctCACACTGTTTTCATAC GCAAAACTTTTATTCGATGACATATGTACAGAAGAACATCTATTACAAGATACGAcagaaatacaaatacaaacgAAATATCTCGATATTTCTAGTCATATCATCTACATTTTTTGCT gGCTGAGTTTTATTTGTGCTGCAGCGTCGTGCATATTTATCGTAAATCCTGTAATATTGGATGTGATAATGCCTTTGAACAAATTTCGCCTTCATTATAGTGTCATATTCCTTTCcaacgatcgaagaaaatgtattgatatctttttggtattaaattcgatcataatttttatatttggattattatctttaatatgtTCGGAATTGTTCACTAATATTgttagttattatatttgcagACAATTTCATATTGTTAGGTAA